Sequence from the Carassius gibelio isolate Cgi1373 ecotype wild population from Czech Republic chromosome A7, carGib1.2-hapl.c, whole genome shotgun sequence genome:
GCTCCACCTCACATCTTACAGGACTTAAAGGATTTGCCAGATACCAGAGCACACCTTCAGGGGTCCAgtccaacacaatattaggaaGGTGGTGATAatgttatatatgtatacacaggtacttctcaataaattagaacatcgaggaaaagttcatttatttcaacaattcaactcaaattgcaaaaggagcccctaccaagtactgagtacatgtactttccagaaggccagattttttttttacatttgttttatgaagtattctaattagtTGATGTTGTGAATtggtttgttaaatatatatatatatatatatatatatatatatatatatatacaggtcaaACTATTGGCCAAAAGATTGAATTTATACTTTTACaactatttaatattttctgttaagtctcttatgctcacaaggttgcatttatttgctcaaaaatagcaaaacagtaatattgggaaatattattataattaaaaatatatatttttttacttgaatatacTTTAATAGATTACTTACTTCAGTATAACATGATCTTTCATGTAAAActtttctaatatgctgatttggtccttAGTTATTAATCATTTTTGGTGCTCGTGGTTTTGATTAATTAACTTTTGGGGGGGGACAGTTGTAAGGGAAAGGTCAGTTttgctcaaagggaatcatttaagattttatagGTAATTTGGACAGCATCACTGTTTTATGGCTGATCACGGAGTCGGccagcgattcactgaacgagctgTATAACAGAATCTGAACTGGATATTAACATccaaaatatagtgaaaacacttaattagcacagtaacaagatcggcagtttaagacattaacattGAAAAATCGATTAACTAATCAAACACATAAACTCTCATAAATCATACACACTCATACATTCATACAAGTTAAAGAAAGAGAGAACGTGAGGAAAAAATGAATTTAGACTACACAGTCATTGCCAAATGGTTAGGGAATCTGATTCATAACCCAAATGTCATGGATTACAGCaaggttcctcaaatcttgcccggAGAGCCAAAGCACTGCAGAGTTTATTTCCAGCCCCGATCAAACTCTACCACCCTCTGAATTTCTAATGATCCTGTGGACAATGATTATATGCTCAGGTGTATTTGATTATATTAAGAGCTAAActctgggttaaatgcagagtacacATTCTGAGAATGGGACACTTGACTACATACATTTCACATAATAtttttgattctttgatgaaggattttttttttttatctcactcaCACCAAATGTTTGAAtataatgtatcatggtttcaataaaaaatatgcagcaaaactgttttcaaattgaataataataagaaatgttttttgagcaccaaatcaacatattaaaatgatttctgaagtatcatgtgatactaaagactagagtaatggctgctgaaaatagcctttattattttgtaaaatggttCAGGTTTCATCTAGCCAAAAGCTACAAGGATTCATCATAAGGAATTCATAAGTTATCTACTGAATTCATATCCAGACACTCTTGTGAAAGGGCTCCAATTAAAggtgttatttatgtatttcctTTGGGTTTGTATGCTGGAAGAGAAGAATGAGAGCCCTTTCAAAGGTTCTGCGGTTGTTTTATTGCCATTGCTGTTGAAGGTCATGTAGTTTCAGCAGTATGAGTCAGCATTCTGCTCCTCCAGTGGCCCATCATGCACCTGGACACGTTCACCTTTAGTTAAGGACATTCAGACCAAAAAATGGCAAATCAATTTCATTCGGTTTTCATTCATGATTTTCCATTCATCTAATTTGTCTGTAAAATCATGGAGGCAACAAGAGACAATGCAGGGACACAACTTCCAACAAAAGTGATGTATCATACAAAGTGAAAAATATTGACTTTATCAACATCATAATATGCATTAAGacagggtttcccaaactggggtaaATTAAAGTACTGCAGGgggtttataaataaaataaagataagacaaaataaaaacaaaataaaacacctaacatctgaaatattttattagtcTCATAAGTGGCATAGAGATGCTTTTGTCCCCAAATTCAGAAGCATAGATTATAAGTTTATTTACATGACCATTCTATATTGTGCTTTCTGTATTCAATATGACAcacagtagattttttttttttagaaaagaaaactttaaaaagaaaaaggaattAGGGAAAATCAATAGATTATTAGAATAATTTACTGCCATTGTTTCATTTAAAGTAACTGCAATCTGATGAAAAGCATTTTACAATATGTtatataatctaattacaagtacttcatttttggaatctggttgtgtaatccagattacatgtaaaacaCTGTATGTAATTAAGTAGATACACCTTGAAAATACAAGTCTGCATCTCTCAAGTAAAAATACACCCCTGGCTCTCTCTGCTCTCTGGTTCATTTCTGCTGATCTGAGACCAGTTTtcctttttcattcatttatctgAATGGATGACACAGTACCTTAATTAGCATTTTTAGGTCCTACTCAAATGAATCTCCTGAGCTTGTGATGACAGTCTCTGGGGAAACACGCCTGTGAATGAGAGGCTGTGTTGTGTgtcaaaaaacatcaaaaacgTGTAGTTTTTGTGCACAAATGCAACATGACTATCATGCAAAGTGTGTCATCAGCGAGTTTTATTTAATACCTCAaggcacagctgtgtgtgtgtgtgtgtggccttagCCTGGTTTCATCTTATtttcatccatttaataatttatttctttgtcGAGACAGTCATCGGCTGCTTGGAATACCAAAAAGTCAGAGAGCTGACCTCACGTTCTTCAGGTCTCGTACATCTCACATCACCCTAATATTTCATCAGCTTCCTCCATCAAATAAACTGCTGACAGACTCAGTGTTCTCTCATTTTCTTTATCTCTTTTTAGTCCTTTCCCTTtgcctttatctctctctctctctttcatttacACCGGTTTATGACCATGTCAGTTCCAAAGGTTCTCCAGTCAGACAATCTTCCTATTCTACCTGCacttatatatactttttctgtttctttcctGTTTTTTCTCACTTTTAAATTCTCCACTCCCCAGTTTCATTCAAGCTTTATTGGTAAGACAAATGACAGCAATTTTGTACTGCCAAAGATGTAGCAGTTAAGACAATAACCTCCCCGCTTTATTCACTTGCTCTCTTTCTCAGCAAGGACACAGCAATCCTTCATTCGTCGTTTCATGATATACTGccgcatttaaaatgcatttcccTTACATCTGAGAACTATAAAAAAAAGATCccagcgtgcacacacacacacacacacacacacacacacacacacacaaacacacacacacacacacacacacacacacacacacacacacacaatctgagCTGATACACAGCTTGATCTCACAGTTCCCGCAGAGCTGGACGGGACAGGGTGGGGACTTGTGTCTGACTGCAGGAGGTGCTCTCTTATGTGGACGTGACTTGTCTTTTCAGATACTAGCTTTGTTCCAAAACCCAATGAGTTGCCCACATATATAGCATTTAATGGATTGATCCaccttaaaaatgtatatttcatcaACATTGTTTTACAGTCATATTGTTAACCTGTATCCTGTTATTTTCTGTATCATGTattttttaaagatgaactgGAAGGAATAGATGGAAAAAAGCATTCCTCTTCTTTGCATTTCGCCTCTGTTCTAACTAGCTTGTTTTAGTTGTCTTTAAAGCCTTTAAAACCTTCATGCTTTAAAACACTTAAATCTATAGCATTTTACACTTTCAAACAAGTTAACATTCAATGTCTTGACAGACACTGGTTAAAAATGACAGTAgaatttcttaaaatatcaatTGATTTTATTCCTActtaaattctaataattttaaatgagttattcatttgtttgtttttattttattgtcaatGAAATATGAAGAATATTTTGCTTTTGAGTATTTAGATGCAAGTTACAGTCCAATATAATATTTATGTGTTCAATCTATTTAATCAAATAGCATGTTGCATTTAAACTTATATATAGTTTACCTAatacttgtgtatgtgtgtacttttatgattaaaaaaaactgttgataGATTCTTGTCTTAGCTCTTTTTGACAatattctttcctttttttgcgCAGACAGGTGTGAAGACAGATCTGTCTGAtgggtttacacacacacacacacacacacacacacacacacacacacacacacacacacacacacagacttttcACAATTCCTGTCACTTTGATTTCCCACTCTCATACCTGTCCTCTCACTTTTGACATTTCTCTCATTGCCACAGGATGACATTTTCTTTAACTGTCACACGTGTATATCTCTACATTTCCTTTGCGTTCCAAATATCTTTTTAATGATCAATTATTAATCTTCAATACATTCAATGTATCTTGTACATAAATTTGACTAATTTACTAAACACGACTGCCTCTTTGCATCTTTATTTTGAGTGCATGTGTGAGTGACCATTTTTTCCACTCTAGAGTCTCATAAGGCTACATGAACCCTATAATGAGGTAATTTAGTATTTATAGTACGTGTGGGTGTACTACACGTTGTTACTAACACATGTTTTGAGAAACCTGGAGCACTGACACATCCGTGTTGTATTCAGTGGACTGATGTTGATGCTAGGAATAGAGCTTTCACTCATTTTGCCACCAGTCCAAAAGAAACAGAACATTCTGGGCCTTTTTGACATTCCAAGCCTTGGCAGCCCCCCCACAGGTTTTGTGAGGATAGAGTTCTTTTGATGTCATTAACCAATGGACTTTAACTTTGATGACTGCCTTCAATTAAGAAAAAAGGAGGGAGGAAAATATAGCATTAAATGAAATCTTCTGTTCACCAAAAACAGTTTAAAGTAATTGTTTATATACTTTAGTTGATtcatgcaatgctgaattttcagtagccttTGTTGCAGTCTTTAGTGCCACATGATACTTCAGAGACCATTCTAGtacgctgatttggtgctcaagaaacatttattattataatcagagcaatgaaaatggttgtgctgcttaatattattataaaacttttttcaggattctattcTAAGAAATctcttgtaatattataaatgtctttactgccaatTGTGATccctttaatgcattcttgcggaataaaagtattttaatttattaaaaacaaaccaaaaaaagtaGATTGGCAGCTTGTTTCCCGAGAAAATATTACATGTATGTACATTACATCATCGCTCTCTTTTTCACTAATGCTAATCACTAGCATTGATTTGACTGTGACGTAAAACCTCTGACTCAGACTTCCTAACAcagtaaataacattaaaatggaCATTGCTCCATCAGATGTAATGAATAAAGATTAGCTAATTGACATAGGAGACATACTATATTTCTTTCTCTGAATTGGATGTTTTATAGTAATACACAAATACATCACTTCCACCGTTGTGCTCACAGTGAAGAAAACAACATTCTGTCTCATACTCCACTGGAACTgaactaacacacatacacatttatatagacacacagacagacacatgcacacacgctcacattcacacacacgctGCATGCGGTCCTGGTCAGTTTGTGCAGTCGTCCTGCATTAACACATCTGTCTCTGCATGTTTGTGCCTAATTTAGGCTGCTTCCACACCTTGTTAACATTCAAAAACCTCAGGCAAAAAACACAACAACGAACCAAAGTCGAGAAATCAAGTATAAaaggaagaaaataaatgaattttaacATCTGAATAAACATAAGATAAAagcatcttttaaaaaataaaacagatcatTCGGTTAATTTACATCATCATCACATTACCaggattttctttaattttatcgcataatggattattattatcagtgagtAGAGAAGAACAGCAATAGCAACATGACATTCGGTACTGCACAAAGTGGTGATCGATCAGGTTTTGAATGAAGCATGAAGAAAAAGCGGCATCGGGCATCTGAGACAGTCTTTGGAATCATTAATTGGCAGGGTTCAGATGGTGCCTCCCCCTTTAGAAGAAGCCCCGCCCCAATGATATGACTTGTATGAGAACAGTTGATTGACAGAAGACATTACTCGCATTAAGTCCACAGTTCAAATCCTGCACACTCAACTATGAATTTCTGATTACAGTTCCTGGGCATCTGTGGGCATGGGCATCCATCAGAGCTAGTCTTCGGACAGCGCGTGCCACTTCGCGATCTGTCGCCGCGGGTGGTCGCAGATCTCGCGCCAGTGCTCGCCAGCGGTGCCGGGGGAGGAGGTGCCCAGGAGGAGCCGGCCAATGACAGGTGTACGGGACATCCTGTCGGAGTCCAGCAGGAGGAGCTCCACGCTGGTGTCTCGCAGGCCACCTTCAGAGGGCAGGTCGAAAACGAAGAGCTCGTTGAAGACGGGGTTGGGGGTGCACTTTTTCACGTGTGTCTTCTTCTTACACACTCGCTTCTTCCCCTGGAACAGGTTCACCTTTACATAAGGGTCTAAAAAAAAAGACGGGAGGAAGAGAAATATACAGAGTGAGACAGAAATCAATACTTCAGGAAAAGATACATTATGCAGTGGGAGATCACACCCCTGCTGGAATTATGTTTGACCAAactgaaaccataaaaaaacaacgattacttgaaattaaataaatgtaaaattaaacaaatgtgtaaaaatatattattaatttaaaaatgtatcacttttatttagttttacttgacgtattaaaataactgataaactgaaataattatatgtagacagaaaatgaataaaaatgataaaacaataaaattacaaaaacaaatacaattaaaatggaaaatataaaaaattaaaaaggcaaaatatgaatgaaaactTTGGCAGTACCTCAGTGGTGCTAAAATAATACTGgtactaataatatataatatataataataataaaaaaaaagatcagaggTTCTCAACCAAGGGTAGGGTCCTTGGCAAATTTTCAAGGAGAACACAGGATGatctaatattatttaaatgtatatatgtcaCAGTCATGGACTTTCTATTCCTGTTCTGTTCCTAATGTTTGAAGATTTGTGTTGGATGTGCCCTTTTTCTCCCGTGATCATTAAAAGAACTCTTTAGATATATATTCTTCCTCATACGTTTCATTTACACACCAGCATGTGtgacaatatattattattacttgaattaatatgaatattgttattgatatattaaaacaatctaacttcattcaaatgaaacaatcaaaatgtaaactgcagttattattattatttccctcCATAAGGAttgtttttccaaaaaatgacAGCTTCTATCTGATCTCACCTGAGGGTCCATTGGAGTCAGTCTTGGGCAGATGGCGGGCTTTCAGTACCACCACAGTCAGAGTACTTGTGGTTGACTGATAACACAGGGACAGAAGTAGCTCTCCTCGACCAGCACTCCTCTAACATTACAGATAAAgatgaaaaaagaaagacatttatttatgtttttgtctgGTCTGGACACAATTAACATCACAAAGcccaaaactttttctttttttaaatttcttttatAATTTCACATTTGGGAAACTAACCCTGAGCAAGTAAGAGAAGACAACTTCTAAGTGCATTAATGTTACGAGAAACTGACTGTGAATCATTCCCTTGGCACAACACCAATGCATGACTCCAGTTATGTGTGAACACGGCAacatgttgccttggcaacacATCAGCGGGGTTCTGCTGCTGCCACGGCGATGACTTGGAACGTCTCTCAACCGATGAGGCATAATTATGTGTGTTTAACTATATGCAGCCGCAGTCACCAGTGAAAGATAATAGCTTCCCTTTCAGCTCAAATGGAGTGAATTCTTACTGTATGTGCATCACAGTAAATTGTGTTGCCAAAACAAGATTTTGTCAAAGATTATGACTTACTGTTACTATACTGTTCACTATTCTTTTAATAAGGTAAGTGGGCTTTCAGTTTGTatcaaagtttttgtttatacatttagAAGGGCATTAAATGTGACAAGAAAATTGCTAAAGGGTTAGTTATATCAGCCTAAATATATGGAGTTAGTCTGTAAAAGCAGAAAAAATAGAGTCATGTGTGGTCCATTAGTGGGTCAATTAAAAATTTACAACCTTTGGGCCTTAAGATGGATGGCAAAGATTATTGACCCAGTGGATAAACCGATACCATTAATTGTCTCTTTTTCCAGGCCTGGGAATGTCATTGACTGTCCGCAGTAAGCACGACCAACTACTGACTGTCTATACAGTCGCATGAGCTGGGACGGGTGTgttaagaccaaaaaaaaaaaaaaactaaattctgcCAACTCTTCCAAAGGTACATGCATTTGCTTCCATATTAtactcatgtatatatatatatatataaaacttggtTGTTATAAACAGTtcttatatatacatgtatatttatgcatatattgTAGTATGTATTGTGTGAAACATTTAATCAAAAGACATATAATTAAAGCTATGCTTACCTTGACATTCCTTTTAATAATGTCTCGACTCATGAGGATGCGCCCCTCAGACAGGTCAATGTCCGTCAGAGGAACGAGGGTCTCTCCGATCACTTCATCTCGTGAAAAGCGGTCAAAACTCAGCACCATGAAATGCAAAGCCAGTTGGGAAACCCGTGCATATGGGATTCCATAGAAGCTGAAGGTCTCGTCGAAGACTGGGTCAAGAGTCTTCCTCAAAACACGTGTCTTCACCTTGTGCTTCTTCTCAGGCAGCAAGGTCAGCTTGATATAGGGGTCAGAGGTCAATGATTGTTCATCCGTGGGAGACAATCCATGTGCCTCCTTAATGTGAACCATGAAAGCCTTCTTCTCAAAGTTGTACTCAACCGAAAAGTGGAGGGTTCCGAGGCCACCCTCTTTGTCCTGAGATTTCTCCACAGCCGGTGTTGGTGTCTGACTGGACAGAATGCTTTCTGGAGTGCTAGCCTCCTGATTATCACCTGGCCCAGAACCAGCCTGAAGAGATGGGATGTCCAGGTCTGGGGAACTACGCACTTTGAGTTGGAGGGTTGGTGGCTTGGAAGTGAAGTTCCCATTAAGATCTCGTTTCTCCAGGTCCAGATGGAGCTCTGGCCGTCCACTGCTGGGACTGAGGGTCTGTTTTCCATTGGCTTCTGATGTCTTTTCTCCTCCGAAATTCTTCTTTCCATTCAGACTCTCAGGATAGATGTCAACCCCCTTCAGCATGTGGACAAACTTATAGGGTGGAGTCTTGTTGCTAGCCTTGTTGGCTTTGCGCTGACAGCAAATCCATGCAAAGATGGAGACGCTGAAGACCAGGCCAAACACACTCACCACCGCCACGCTCACAGGAACCTCCGCTAatgaataaaacaggaaaattgAGAAAGaaaatcaatcatttatttacttcttttatatatgtatgtagacTTACTTTTGCCGTGACATATTAAAATACCTTCAACCAGGAAAATATTACATAGATCTTATAAAGTTATTTGCATCTGTGTTGATGATGTCAGCAGCTATAACATAACAATGTgacacccaaaataaaaataatggcagTCTTTCGTTCCCAAACAAGGTCTCACAGGGCACTTTCTGATAAATCGTGTCAGAGATTACTATTATATCATTTACATAGAACTGTATATTTCGAGTGCAGTTCAGTAGTGTCTATGAATCCGAAAATGTCCGTTTTCGTGGTGGGTGTAGCACCTCTCCAGTCAATAAGCTAAGGTGCCCTGTCAGCGTTTTGTCTTCCTCTCagaaaacaaatcaaatactctTCTATGACTAACGTTATCACCTAAAGCTTCAGACAAACATTCTAACGCGTTTCAAACATTTTCATACACTAGTGATGTCATAAGCTAGACTAGAGCACGCGCCTGTTATGCTCGCGCATCAGGGAAAAGCTGCGATACTGTTGCTGAGCCACGTTTCCAAAAATATAACAACAATTCACAAATACGATTTGTTCACCGAAAAcgataaaaaactattatttactcacctaTATGTGCTTCTTCTGTCGTCAGTGGTGCCATTGTGCACGCGCTCTGTCCAAGGTCCTGAAAAGATGCTTTGGCTCGCGCTGCCTCTCACGATTCTTCACTGCGCGTTAAACTCGCCCGTCTTTGGCTTCAGGCGGAGAGAGACACAAGACTGAATAATTTAATGGTTGTAGTAGATTAAAAATTTAAGCCTGTTTCTtgtttttatctaaaataaaacagaataagcAAGATTTTCCTCACCCGCCCAGTGCTGATACTCTCTGCGCTATAAGTCTGACAAGCGACGCCTCTCCAGTCCCCTCCCCTCCGGTGAGTTCATCGCTTCTGACGCACTTCTGACCAACTGCCCTGAGCACTGATACCGAACACACTCCTGTTAATCATTGTGAATGCCCAGGGTTTATGGTGTCTGTGCTATCTGAAGAGGTCCAGGTGATATGGTCTTTGTTGTGGTTTTGTTAACGGGAAGGACTGAGCTGATGTctcttaattttatttgttaaagtgcACACAGGTTCACAAATCACAGGCCCATCACACTATTTGAAACGATtagtaaattaacttttttatgttTCCTGGAAGTGACATTTGATCATAATAACGTGGGTAATAAAAAGCTTTCATTATTAATCTGAAGTTGTATTTTATATGCAGGGATTCTGTGTTTAATCAACAAAGATTGTAATCTCTGCTTTTTTATTGAAGcacacaaacattaaaacatatggAATCAcaaatttgattttattattttaatctactGACTCTCTTAGTTCctattcatatatataaaaaatacaatttcaaacaATCAACAGAAGCTCCAGCTACTCTATTAGCAACCAAACTATTTTGCAGGTAAGCAGATTGGTTGAACACAGTCTTCCATGTTGCAGAATTTATAGTAATTTTAGCCTGAAGCAATATATGCTCAAGGGCAAGGCTCATAGCTCACTCTCTGACTCAATCAGTAGCCTTTTGATTAGCAAAACTACCATTGACTTTAGTCAGGGTACACATTCTATTTCATTTTTGTGCAAGAAAACCAGGCTGTGAGGGACAGATGTAAAATCTGGTGTTATTGTAACAACATATGTTTTCcagaattttttacatttttatttttgtattttcagtgtTGCATTAGCTgagcattcaaaaaaaaaattaacagcattcaaaaaaaaaaaaaaaaaaaaaaaaaaacactaattagcaaaaatattTGGCGTGTACACTGACTCCACATCAGACACATCTACTTCATTTTAGAATGGTATAAGTTTTATTGTGCTGTGGGAAATGTATCAATGAAACTGTTCTTTTACAGATAAAAGCACtttcatgtttatgcaataaTTTGCTTATATCTTGATAGTGTTTTAGACAGAGATATTTTTTTAGATCTGTGGTCAATATCTCAAGTGATCAATATCAGGTAGTATATTGTACAAATGTAGAatgacttcagtataatttcactttgaacataagttccACATTGTTACATTCGACTCCACCAGTTGGGAtgaaagtaacacacaggtgggtcagAAGTAAGTGTTACTCTTGGTTTTATATACAACACATGACTATGACTTTGTTTATATGTAACTGCAACCATACTgacatatttttttcctttatctttgcaaaaaattattaaattacattttcatttgaaatttcagTTTAATCAAATGTTTCAAAAGTAACCCGGGAGTACAAATTTTTATTGTTTAGAATATTTGATTTATTGGCAATGTCAGtccattttataaaacattttttcaacaatatgaaaatttaaatgtagttaaattaGCATAATATAAATTCTCAACATCATGTAACTGtagtttccatccagttgtttttatgtgtAAATTCAAAACGTGCATAAAAACATCTGGATGGAAACTCTTCAAATTCATAGGCGGAGGTGGAAAAGCTATATGTCTAAAACCTAAATGGTACTAAGGTAAATGGAAACAGATTGAGTGAATAAATGTTGACATATTCCTGACTGTTATGTCCAGAAACGCCCTTTCATAAACATCTGGCTGATTCAGACCTCTGTCTATGATTCTGATCCTCCGTCTTGGCATATTCtgttggtataatatgacataaacatgTTTTAATTTGAGCCGCAACACACAGAAATCTCATTAGCAGTGGGACAAAAGAAACACTTGTCACTGTAGCGAGACTAAAGTAACAAGTGTTACTTTCGTCCTCAAAGAAACTCTTGACATTTAAACATGATTTACTTTTATACTGAAATataaactttaggatgtgttacaGCACTAAATTACCTTTAGACATGCAGAGCACATGTAATCTGTATTACATAATTATtccaaaaatgaattaaattacatttttaaattctcTGAATCAGACTATAGTTACTTTTTTACTGATTACATATAattcacacaatagcaataaattatttataatttattgattttcCCTAATTTCTCTTTTTCGTCTTTTACATTTGGTTTTCTTAGCATATCAACATTAACCAACATCAGCTTCTGATGAACACGTGAATTTTTATTTGAAcacgtgaattttttttttatttaatcatgtatTATTTTGTCTTTGGAAGACGTTTGTCTTGCACAAATTGCACAAATTCACgttatttcttatttacatgtaCTGGAGGGATAcccaaacttttttgtttttgtttgtcagcCAAACCCCTCTCAcctaatatatttacttaaattagcactgagattttaaaataaatattttaataataaaatgaaatatcacATCTGCATATTAGCCTacagttaatggtcacatgacgaCATGCaggcaaacatttaaaaaacgtaCATTTTTTACTACGTATTTTATTTTgactgatgttattttaaaatgatttgttttaattttacatttttacgatttaattaatgatttacattttcatttttcacatattttgctTTCGTCCTCGCTCCCCCATCATTAAACACTCGTTCCTGACGTTCTGTTGAATTGCATCGTTTATGTATGCAGAACAGAGGGATGACTCgatataatttaaaatcaaaCCATTGTATTTATCTACTTTTTCATACCAACCCTAAATTTATGAGATCACATCATCAACTGCATGCGTCATGGCCAGCGCCTCGCGCTTTTTCTCTGGCTCGTTTGGGCGACACTGACATCTGCTGGGTGATTTGTTAACTCAAGTTCTACAAAATCATCAGAATTTGAACTtacataacatttcaaaacacattaaatgagatAATAACCAGAATAAAACATCGGTTGACCCTCAAAAGACATCAGTGGCTCAGCGTTAGAGAGTGAGAGATGCCTTTCACTTTTATTATGCATGCAGCGCTCGTGCGTAAGAGTAGCAGGCGCGTGCGTAAAGAGGAAGAGCCGTAAGTCTCTCCAAAATGGCGACGAC
This genomic interval carries:
- the LOC128017145 gene encoding synaptotagmin-4-like, producing the protein MAPLTTEEAHIAEVPVSVAVVSVFGLVFSVSIFAWICCQRKANKASNKTPPYKFVHMLKGVDIYPESLNGKKNFGGEKTSEANGKQTLSPSSGRPELHLDLEKRDLNGNFTSKPPTLQLKVRSSPDLDIPSLQAGSGPGDNQEASTPESILSSQTPTPAVEKSQDKEGGLGTLHFSVEYNFEKKAFMVHIKEAHGLSPTDEQSLTSDPYIKLTLLPEKKHKVKTRVLRKTLDPVFDETFSFYGIPYARVSQLALHFMVLSFDRFSRDEVIGETLVPLTDIDLSEGRILMSRDIIKRNVKRSAGRGELLLSLCYQSTTSTLTVVVLKARHLPKTDSNGPSDPYVKVNLFQGKKRVCKKKTHVKKCTPNPVFNELFVFDLPSEGGLRDTSVELLLLDSDRMSRTPVIGRLLLGTSSPGTAGEHWREICDHPRRQIAKWHALSED